The Odocoileus virginianus isolate 20LAN1187 ecotype Illinois chromosome 3, Ovbor_1.2, whole genome shotgun sequence genome includes a window with the following:
- the GADD45B gene encoding growth arrest and DNA damage-inducible protein GADD45 beta: MTLEELVACDNAAQKMQTVSAAVEELLVAAQRQDRLTVGVYESAKLMNVDPDSVVLCLLAIDEEEEDDIALQIHFTLIQSFCCDNDIDIVRVSGMQRLAQLLGEPAETQGTTEARDLHCLLVTNPHTDTWKSHGLVEVASYCEESRGNNQWVPYISLQER, translated from the exons ATGACACTGGAAGAGCTCGTGGCGTGCGACAACGCGGCGCAGAA GATGCAGACGGTGAGCGCCGCGGTGGAGGAGTTGCTGGTGGCCGCGCAGCGCCAGGACCGCCTCACCGTGGGGGTGTACGAGTCGGCCAAGCTGATGAATGT GGATCCCGACAGCGTGGTCCTGTGCCTCCTGGCCAtcgacgaggaggaggaggacgacaTCGCCCTGCAGATCCACTTCACGCTCATTCAGTCCTTCTGCTGCGACAACGACATCGACATCGTGCGGGTGTCGGGGATGCAGCGCCTGGCACAGCTGCTGGGCGAGCCGGCCGAGACCCAGGGCACCACCGAGGCCCGGGACCTGCACTGTCTCCTGGTCACG AACCCTCACACAGACACCTGGAAAAGCCACGGCCTGGTGGAGGTGGCCAGTTACTGCGAAGAAAGTAGAGGGAACAACCAGTGGGTCCCCTACATCTCCCTCCAGGAGCGCTGA